GCTCACGAGGCGATGCGCAAGCGGCAGTCTGTGGCCGGATCGGCGGTACGGGCAAATTTGGCGAGTCGAACGACGCGCGTTAGGACGCCTGGAGCTTGTACCCGATGCCTCGAATCGTGACGACGAGTCGGGGCTTGGAGGGATCCGCCTCGATCTTCTGACGCAGGGAGTGAATATGGACATCCAGCGCATGTTCTTCGAGGGCGTAATCTTCTCCCCAGACGCGATTCAACAATTCCTGTCGGGACAGCACAACGCCGGGCGAGAGCAAAAACTGATGAAGGATACGAAATTCTTTCGGCGTGAGCTCGACCAGTGTTCCTCCGACCTTCACCTCATGGCGCGCGGTATCCATCGCGAGGCTTTGGGCACGAAGCACAGATGGAGCGGCCGCCGGCATCTGTTGTCGACGCAGGATCGCCCGGATATGCGCCAGCAGTTCTCGGGAGTGCGGAGAACAAAACACGAGGTCGAATCCGGACTCCAACTCGGTGAGGCATTCATCTTGGCCGCAGGATTTGTCGAACGGTTGCAGAACAATGATGGGGACGGTAGAAGGAAACTGATCTCGACGGCCGCCCTCCGTCACGAGGAGCTGTCGATCCAACAGAATCAGGACCGGACGCCGCTGCCGAATCTCGCTGAGCGCGGAGGCGATGGTCGTCACCACGCAAGTCGGATAGCCGTTCATCTCGAGCCATTTCCCCAGCAGGCCGGTCGCTGCGTGGTCGGCGCTCACCAACAGCAGCATGTTCTCCCTGTCGCTCATGTGTCTGAACCCTCCTGTATCGCGATCGACTATGGCCCCGCGAGATTGTTCGACGGTAATCGACATGTTACGTGCGCGTAAATTTTCCCGTCGTCCGACTCTTCCCAACGGCTGTTTACATAGTCTTAACCAGGCGGTGACAGGGCTGTCACGAAGCGCACCGATAGTGCGCCCGTGTATTCATCAGGTTTTATTATCCGTACTGAAGGTCACGGTCATGGACCGATCGGTACAAGCATCACACCATGAGGAGGCATGAATGAAGTACGGGGGGATGTGTGTGTTACACAGGTCTGCGGCGGCGATCGGTATCGCCGGCGCGCTCCTGTTCTTGCCGTTGCAAGCATCGGCCGGTGCGAGCAAGGCCGCGCCGACGGTGATCGCCCAAGGGCCTGTTCAATCCAGCCAGGCGCTTTCCGCCATGGAGACGGTACCCCAGGCGATACCTACTGCGAATAGTATCGACCGGGAAACATCGGGACAGCGCCTCTCAATCGAGAGTACGTCCCTTGAAAGTCTGTTGCTCGAGAAGGGGGTGATTACGCAGGAAGACTGGATTCGCCTCAAGGCCGAAGAGGAACGTCGTATTTTCGAGCAGTCGGCGGAATTGCAGATGGCCGGCAATCCACGTTGGTACGAGCGCATTCGCATCACCGGCTACATGCAATTCAAATACAACATGGGCGCGACCGATCGGCGGTTTGATTTGCCCTTGAACGATAGCTTCGGCGATCAGCAGGGAAACGAATTCTATGCCAGACGGCTTCGCCTGGTCTTCCAAGGTCAGGTATCCGAGCGCGTGGCCTTTTTCACCCAGTTCGCTCTGGAAGGCGGACAGCAGACGCTGGCGAACAATGAAATGATCGACGCGTACTCAGACTTCTATATCACCAAGGACAAGGAGCATCGGATCCGGTGGGGCCTCCATCGTGTTCCCAACTCCTTCGATACCTACCGTTCGA
The sequence above is a segment of the Fimbriimonadaceae bacterium genome. Coding sequences within it:
- a CDS encoding response regulator transcription factor; translated protein: MSDRENMLLLVSADHAATGLLGKWLEMNGYPTCVVTTIASALSEIRQRRPVLILLDRQLLVTEGGRRDQFPSTVPIIVLQPFDKSCGQDECLTELESGFDLVFCSPHSRELLAHIRAILRRQQMPAAAPSVLRAQSLAMDTARHEVKVGGTLVELTPKEFRILHQFLLSPGVVLSRQELLNRVWGEDYALEEHALDVHIHSLRQKIEADPSKPRLVVTIRGIGYKLQAS